One part of the Candidatus Poribacteria bacterium genome encodes these proteins:
- a CDS encoding molybdenum cofactor guanylyltransferase — translation MSLKAHKTSPVTGVILAGGKSRRMGENKALLQLGGDSLIGHVIHRMRLVTDELLLITNNPAEYTHVGLPMHKDLVPNTGALGGIYTGLTHASHDVVLCVACDSPFFVPKLLTYLVSVLAEYDAVMPYTTSRDKTHLTLQTLCAAYSKSCLSIIERMLQESELRVHALQEWANIKRIPPEIWQKFDPDGMSFFNINTPEDFARATSYMRSQSQQ, via the coding sequence ATGTCATTAAAAGCACATAAAACATCACCGGTGACGGGGGTCATCCTTGCAGGCGGTAAAAGCCGACGAATGGGAGAGAATAAGGCACTCCTGCAGCTTGGCGGAGACTCTCTCATCGGACATGTCATCCATCGCATGCGTCTCGTTACAGATGAACTCCTCCTTATTACCAACAATCCTGCTGAATACACGCACGTAGGCTTACCGATGCACAAAGACCTTGTTCCAAACACCGGTGCGTTGGGTGGTATCTATACCGGTTTGACGCACGCTTCACACGATGTTGTGCTCTGTGTTGCGTGCGATAGTCCGTTTTTCGTACCGAAACTGCTTACCTATCTGGTCTCCGTTCTGGCTGAATATGATGCCGTTATGCCTTATACCACCAGTCGTGACAAAACACACCTAACGCTTCAAACCTTGTGCGCTGCCTATTCTAAATCCTGTCTATCTATCATTGAGCGGATGCTCCAAGAATCTGAGCTGCGTGTCCACGCACTACAGGAATGGGCAAACATAAAGCGTATCCCACCTGAAATCTGGCAGAAGTTCGATCCAGACGGTATGTCCTTTTTCAACATCAACACGCCAGAAGACTTTGCCCGCGCTACTTCCTATATGAGATCGCAAAGCCAGCAGTAA
- the mtnP gene encoding S-methyl-5'-thioadenosine phosphorylase gives MRIGIIGGSGFYQMEGLTDIEEIEIETPFGKPSDALILGNLDGKPVVFLPRHGVGHRILPSEINVRANIYALKSLGVEWLISVSAVGSLRQDIEPRHFVVPDQLYDHTKDRQSTFFGDGIAAHISLAHPFCSDLSRLLSTGASETGAAVHNGGTYICMEGPAFSTQAESNVYRHFGFDIIGMTAAPEAKLAREAEICYAVLACSTDYDCWHPDHDNVTTEMILDNVRFNVETSKKIVRSAIAKIPEEQRSCACSGALEYALATHPDKIPPAKRHQLKLLLDKYLT, from the coding sequence ATGCGTATTGGAATTATTGGCGGTAGCGGCTTTTATCAGATGGAAGGCTTAACAGATATCGAAGAAATCGAGATCGAAACCCCTTTCGGCAAACCCAGCGATGCTCTTATTCTGGGTAACCTTGATGGAAAACCTGTTGTTTTCCTACCACGACACGGCGTTGGTCATCGGATTTTACCCTCAGAGATTAATGTCCGCGCTAATATTTATGCTTTAAAATCGTTAGGTGTCGAATGGCTTATCTCCGTGAGTGCGGTCGGAAGCCTCCGTCAAGATATTGAACCTCGTCACTTTGTTGTACCAGATCAACTCTACGATCATACCAAAGATCGGCAGTCAACCTTTTTCGGGGACGGTATTGCCGCTCACATCAGTCTTGCCCACCCTTTTTGTTCAGACCTGAGTCGGCTTTTGTCCACAGGAGCCTCGGAGACCGGGGCAGCGGTACATAACGGTGGCACCTACATCTGTATGGAGGGACCAGCGTTTTCAACGCAAGCGGAATCTAATGTCTACCGACATTTCGGATTTGACATTATCGGAATGACCGCAGCTCCTGAAGCCAAACTCGCTCGCGAGGCAGAAATCTGTTACGCCGTTCTTGCCTGTTCCACAGATTACGATTGCTGGCACCCTGATCACGATAACGTGACCACCGAGATGATCCTTGATAACGTCCGTTTTAACGTTGAAACTTCCAAGAAAATAGTGCGCAGTGCTATTGCCAAAATTCCAGAGGAACAACGGAGCTGCGCTTGTTCAGGTGCGCTTGAATACGCACTCGCTACACATCCAGACAAGATACCACCGGCGAAACGACACCAGTTAAAACTCTTGTTGGACAAGTACTTGACGTAG
- a CDS encoding LamG domain-containing protein, with amino-acid sequence MFTKMFGIRTPSECCVEFTFRYMFFSLFFVMLFTLPSAADLRDGLINYWPLDGDAMDIVGKHDGEVVGGPAWVNARIGKGVELDGGSQNIHIADYKVITETTTYAAWINGWKASDWAGIVGSRTPTATELIFGDNDLLHYVWNNNSAETWRWDGGPEIPMEEWALAAMTIEPKHAILYIYSDADGLTKGINDIPHVEQPIGPLNIGWVDCCGGNRYFKGIIDEVMIFDRALSEDEILKLAEQGLAVEALNKLTTAWGKIKRARR; translated from the coding sequence ATGTTCACGAAAATGTTTGGTATCAGAACACCCTCTGAATGTTGTGTTGAATTTACATTCCGCTATATGTTTTTTTCACTTTTCTTCGTCATGTTATTTACTCTCCCGAGTGCCGCCGATCTCCGAGATGGACTCATCAACTACTGGCCACTTGATGGCGATGCTATGGATATAGTTGGCAAACACGATGGAGAAGTCGTCGGTGGCCCGGCATGGGTCAATGCACGCATCGGCAAAGGGGTTGAATTGGATGGTGGTTCACAGAATATCCATATTGCCGATTACAAAGTTATTACTGAAACAACAACTTACGCAGCATGGATTAACGGCTGGAAAGCCTCCGATTGGGCAGGTATCGTTGGGTCGCGTACCCCGACTGCCACAGAACTGATATTTGGCGACAACGACCTGCTCCACTATGTTTGGAACAATAATTCCGCTGAAACATGGCGTTGGGACGGCGGACCGGAGATTCCGATGGAGGAGTGGGCTCTCGCCGCGATGACGATTGAACCAAAGCACGCAATACTTTACATCTATAGCGATGCTGACGGCTTGACGAAAGGGATCAACGACATCCCGCATGTTGAACAGCCGATTGGTCCATTGAACATCGGGTGGGTTGACTGTTGTGGCGGCAATCGTTATTTCAAAGGTATTATTGATGAGGTGATGATATTCGACAGGGCACTGTCTGAAGATGAGATTCTAAAACTCGCCGAACAGGGACTCGCCGTTGAAGCGTTGAATAAATTAACAACAGCGTGGGGAAAAATCAAGCGAGCTCGTCGTTAA
- a CDS encoding M28 family peptidase — protein sequence MDANLAYDAKRAYHHIRQLAFPRLVGSTGEPDARAYIVEQFTELGLHVVKEPFHFTKFPAEVLPRILCGLFVPVVVSVPWFGERFPIPVCLACLLSIFVALFFTQWQRRFEGLYNVGRKYDSENIIATNGRKPNDNASAVLFVAHYDSKSQVLPIVVRAAAYGIAILGLIGLTLATVIQVITAVWMPGYAIWSITGITVFCLLLLQINLTQNRSPGGFDNASGVGVMLEIARVVMARREKRPITFLAAGAEELGMCGALRYIQKHADEYNRNHTYIINLDGLGVGNGVNLVTRYGIPPVSTTRELAKIFRTSGESLGVQVSERYLPIGVGLDSIPMASRGFETVTLTAGDVGSVALKIHSKQDNADLLNVESLQQVGELITDVIKST from the coding sequence ATGGACGCAAACCTCGCTTATGATGCAAAACGCGCGTATCATCACATCAGACAACTCGCTTTTCCAAGACTGGTGGGCAGCACAGGTGAGCCTGACGCGCGGGCGTATATCGTCGAGCAATTCACTGAGCTCGGACTGCACGTTGTAAAGGAACCTTTCCACTTCACAAAATTTCCCGCTGAAGTACTACCCCGTATCCTTTGTGGTCTCTTTGTGCCTGTAGTGGTCTCTGTGCCGTGGTTCGGTGAACGGTTTCCGATACCTGTATGTCTCGCCTGCCTACTCAGTATCTTCGTGGCGTTGTTTTTCACCCAATGGCAGAGACGGTTTGAAGGGTTGTATAATGTGGGCAGAAAGTATGATTCGGAGAACATTATCGCGACGAACGGTAGGAAACCGAATGATAATGCGTCTGCCGTCCTGTTCGTAGCACACTACGACTCCAAATCACAGGTATTACCCATTGTTGTGCGAGCAGCGGCTTACGGTATAGCAATTCTCGGACTTATTGGACTCACACTGGCAACAGTGATTCAGGTTATCACGGCTGTTTGGATGCCGGGTTATGCTATCTGGAGTATTACTGGAATTACTGTCTTTTGCCTTCTGCTCTTGCAAATCAATTTGACGCAGAATCGTTCTCCTGGCGGTTTTGATAACGCCTCCGGCGTTGGGGTCATGCTTGAGATTGCGCGTGTGGTGATGGCGCGCCGTGAGAAAAGACCTATTACCTTCCTCGCTGCGGGCGCAGAAGAGCTTGGTATGTGCGGTGCCCTGCGTTATATCCAAAAGCATGCTGATGAATATAACCGTAATCATACCTACATCATCAACTTAGATGGCCTCGGTGTTGGAAACGGTGTCAACCTCGTTACCCGCTACGGTATTCCACCGGTCAGTACAACGCGCGAGTTAGCTAAGATATTTCGGACATCAGGTGAATCCCTCGGCGTCCAGGTATCGGAACGGTATCTGCCGATAGGTGTCGGGTTGGACAGCATTCCGATGGCGAGTCGTGGATTTGAAACGGTTACGCTAACGGCAGGAGATGTGGGTAGCGTTGCCCTGAAAATCCACTCAAAACAAGATAATGCCGACTTACTCAATGTGGAAAGTCTACAACAGGTAGGTGAGTTAATTACCGATGTCATTAAAAGCACATAA
- a CDS encoding aminotransferase: MDYRKTDKAHVWHPLFQHQRLEETSLAVFESAHGTTLVDSDGREYLDAYSALWNVNVGYGRQEIADAVYEQIQRLPYYPHSQINVPATVLAEQLAACLPGDLNHVYFCNSGSEANETAIKMARQYGRQTYPGENRYKIISRYRGYHGFTYGALSATGQARRRKAFEPLVPGFLHAHPPYCHRCPIGLEYPSCGTECADEIERMIHWEGPETVIAVIAEPIIGGGGVIVPPDEYLPRLRQICDDYGLLLILDEVITGFGRTGKMFACEHWDVQPDLITLAKGLTSGYIPLGACVASAEVFNAFLGESNENKEFAQVCTYGGHPVACAAGIENLKILQEERLSENAEKVGAYLLSKLEALSALPIVGDVRGKGLMLAVELIEVDGAHLETAKTNQIVGQLREEGIIVGKIGHAIEEPENIIFLAPPLILTEAEADKIFETLRQVLVQQEF; this comes from the coding sequence ATGGACTATAGAAAAACAGATAAGGCGCACGTGTGGCATCCACTGTTTCAGCATCAACGCCTTGAAGAGACATCACTGGCTGTATTTGAATCTGCACACGGCACAACACTCGTGGATTCAGACGGACGCGAGTACTTAGATGCTTATTCGGCGTTGTGGAATGTCAATGTTGGTTACGGACGGCAGGAGATAGCAGATGCTGTTTACGAACAGATACAGAGGCTGCCCTACTATCCACACTCACAGATTAACGTGCCTGCCACGGTATTAGCCGAGCAACTCGCTGCATGTCTGCCGGGTGATTTGAACCACGTCTATTTCTGCAATAGCGGTTCGGAGGCAAATGAAACCGCTATCAAAATGGCACGGCAGTATGGTAGGCAGACCTATCCGGGTGAGAATCGCTATAAGATTATCAGTCGTTATCGGGGCTATCATGGATTCACGTATGGCGCACTATCAGCGACGGGACAGGCACGAAGAAGGAAAGCGTTTGAACCCCTCGTCCCGGGATTTTTACATGCGCATCCGCCTTATTGCCACCGATGTCCCATCGGGTTAGAATACCCATCTTGTGGGACCGAATGCGCCGATGAGATTGAACGGATGATTCACTGGGAAGGCCCCGAAACCGTCATCGCTGTCATCGCTGAACCGATCATCGGTGGCGGTGGCGTGATTGTTCCACCCGACGAATACCTCCCAAGGCTCCGGCAAATCTGCGACGACTACGGCTTACTCCTCATCCTTGATGAGGTGATTACCGGTTTCGGACGCACCGGAAAGATGTTTGCATGTGAGCATTGGGACGTACAACCTGACCTCATTACGTTGGCAAAAGGATTGACAAGCGGCTATATACCACTCGGTGCCTGTGTCGCTTCAGCGGAAGTTTTCAATGCATTCCTTGGGGAGTCCAACGAAAATAAGGAATTTGCGCAGGTCTGTACCTACGGTGGACATCCTGTGGCGTGTGCTGCGGGGATCGAGAATCTGAAAATTCTTCAAGAGGAACGCCTCTCGGAAAATGCAGAAAAAGTTGGTGCGTATCTACTCTCGAAGTTAGAAGCGTTGAGTGCCTTACCGATTGTCGGCGATGTCCGCGGTAAAGGGTTAATGCTCGCTGTGGAACTCATCGAAGTCGATGGCGCGCATCTCGAAACGGCAAAGACGAACCAAATTGTAGGGCAATTACGAGAAGAAGGTATTATCGTCGGGAAAATCGGTCATGCTATCGAGGAACCCGAAAATATTATTTTCCTGGCACCGCCACTTATTCTAACCGAAGCGGAGGCAGATAAAATCTTTGAAACGCTACGTCAAGTACTTGTCCAACAAGAGTTTTAA
- the argS gene encoding arginine--tRNA ligase: protein MDAIKTEVYNILENAIRAAMESGELSIAEVPDIPFSPTKTPEHGDFATPVALGLAKQARMAPRNIAEIIVRHINLDTHPTVRQIDIAGAGFINIHLSDEWLYDTLRTIASMQSQYGTCDKGAGKHLQIEFVSANPTGPLNIVSGRAAAVGDTLVNLLNAIGYKAIREFYVNDAGGQVERLGASIDVRYRQALGEENLEIPEGGYQGEYLREFAEAIVKTEGDKFLQLEKDERIAHFRDKGIAHILAQQEASLERFGVRFDVWSSEKAIRDSRKPEEIIELFREKAYLYEAEGATWFRMTNFGDDKDCVVIRRNGEYTYFVPDAAYHRDKFDRGFTTVIDLLGPDHQGHITRLKNFVKALGMPDNWLEISIIQQVNLVDAEGNRLDMSKRRGQFFTLDALIDELAETVGEQFAVDVARYFFLMRANNTHLDFNIELAVTHASENPVFYIQYAHARCCSIFEQGNEQGITSKPIEAVSLKRLTELIEHELIRKLAEFPSVVLLSAETREAHRIPHYLHELAGIFHPYYNQHRVLDPSDMEKTHARLILVQSVQTVLRNGLTLLGISAPTSM, encoded by the coding sequence ATGGACGCAATCAAAACAGAAGTTTACAATATCCTTGAAAATGCAATCCGTGCCGCTATGGAGTCTGGTGAGCTCTCTATAGCCGAAGTGCCGGATATCCCCTTTTCCCCAACGAAGACCCCTGAACACGGCGATTTCGCCACCCCGGTCGCATTAGGGCTCGCAAAACAGGCACGGATGGCACCCCGCAACATCGCCGAAATCATTGTTAGGCACATCAATCTTGACACACATCCAACCGTCCGCCAAATTGACATTGCTGGGGCAGGTTTTATAAACATTCATCTCTCAGATGAATGGCTCTACGACACGCTCCGAACAATTGCATCAATGCAATCGCAATATGGCACGTGCGACAAGGGGGCAGGAAAACACCTGCAGATTGAGTTTGTCAGTGCTAACCCGACAGGACCGCTTAATATTGTGAGCGGACGCGCCGCAGCTGTCGGAGATACCCTCGTTAACCTCCTAAACGCTATAGGTTATAAAGCAATCCGTGAATTCTATGTCAACGATGCCGGTGGTCAAGTCGAGCGACTCGGTGCGTCGATTGATGTCCGTTATCGACAGGCACTCGGTGAAGAGAATCTGGAAATTCCAGAAGGGGGATATCAGGGAGAATATCTCCGGGAATTCGCGGAGGCAATTGTTAAAACTGAGGGTGATAAGTTTCTTCAACTTGAAAAGGACGAGCGAATTGCCCACTTCCGCGATAAAGGTATCGCCCACATATTGGCACAGCAGGAAGCCTCTTTAGAACGTTTTGGCGTTCGCTTCGATGTCTGGTCGAGTGAAAAAGCGATTCGGGACAGCCGGAAACCCGAGGAAATCATCGAACTCTTTCGAGAAAAAGCGTACCTCTATGAAGCCGAAGGCGCGACGTGGTTTCGGATGACAAATTTTGGCGACGATAAAGACTGCGTGGTCATCCGGAGGAACGGCGAATATACCTATTTCGTGCCGGATGCCGCGTATCACCGAGATAAGTTTGACAGAGGGTTCACAACAGTCATTGATCTGCTCGGACCCGATCATCAAGGACATATTACACGCCTCAAAAACTTTGTCAAAGCCCTCGGTATGCCCGATAATTGGCTCGAAATTTCGATTATTCAGCAGGTGAACCTCGTTGATGCTGAAGGTAATCGGTTGGATATGTCAAAACGGCGCGGACAGTTCTTTACACTTGATGCGCTTATTGATGAACTCGCCGAAACTGTTGGTGAGCAATTCGCCGTAGATGTTGCCCGCTATTTCTTCCTCATGCGTGCCAACAATACGCATCTTGATTTCAATATAGAATTGGCGGTCACGCACGCCAGCGAAAACCCGGTCTTTTACATTCAATACGCACATGCACGGTGCTGTAGCATTTTCGAGCAGGGGAATGAACAAGGCATCACATCCAAACCAATTGAGGCAGTCTCCCTGAAACGACTCACTGAACTGATCGAGCATGAACTGATTCGGAAATTAGCCGAATTCCCATCAGTCGTGCTACTGAGTGCCGAGACGCGCGAGGCGCACCGTATTCCGCATTATCTACACGAACTTGCCGGAATTTTTCATCCCTACTACAACCAACACCGGGTCCTCGATCCGTCGGACATGGAAAAGACGCACGCACGACTGATTCTGGTGCAGAGCGTGCAAACGGTATTGCGGAATGGATTGACACTGCTGGGCATTTCTGCCCCCACATCTATGTAA
- a CDS encoding MBL fold metallo-hydrolase, protein MALLQCDNLTLEGKSSSAVATYIRVKELDLVFDLGRCPMNFIGINNVFISHFHLDHYFGLPIYISQRWLSGIPPGNIYVPSSGSKQLMQILDKIAALDTGRSWAYQITPVRVGDVIPFRQNLVAHILPGNHSVPAVSYLICEVRKKLKPEFQHLSGRDIAELRKSGIEVTKEVQLPLIAYLGDTRGIPVDAHPLLKQCKVLICECTFILPEHRTRAKRTRHLHLEMLPSMLANVESEHVVLIHFSRRYTPELVRQKVFNYLPSEERSRVQLFL, encoded by the coding sequence ATGGCACTGTTGCAATGTGATAATTTAACACTTGAGGGAAAATCCAGTTCCGCTGTCGCGACTTACATACGGGTGAAGGAGCTTGATCTGGTTTTCGATTTAGGCAGATGTCCGATGAATTTCATCGGCATTAACAATGTCTTTATCTCACATTTTCACCTTGATCACTACTTTGGATTACCCATCTATATCAGCCAACGTTGGCTTTCTGGTATACCACCGGGTAATATCTATGTGCCGTCCAGTGGTTCTAAACAGTTGATGCAGATCCTCGATAAGATCGCCGCCTTGGATACAGGTCGGAGTTGGGCATATCAGATCACCCCCGTTCGCGTGGGGGATGTGATTCCGTTCCGACAGAATCTGGTTGCCCATATTTTGCCCGGTAACCATAGTGTCCCAGCGGTATCTTATCTGATTTGTGAGGTCCGTAAGAAGTTGAAGCCGGAATTTCAGCATCTGTCCGGACGCGACATTGCCGAATTGAGAAAGTCAGGGATTGAGGTGACAAAGGAGGTGCAATTACCGTTGATTGCCTATCTTGGAGATACGAGGGGCATTCCTGTTGATGCACATCCCTTGCTTAAACAATGCAAAGTCTTGATTTGTGAATGCACTTTCATCCTACCCGAACATCGGACACGTGCGAAGAGAACAAGGCATTTACATCTTGAGATGTTACCTTCCATGTTAGCCAATGTTGAGAGCGAGCACGTTGTCTTAATTCATTTCTCCCGCCGTTATACACCAGAACTCGTCCGACAAAAAGTGTTTAACTACTTACCTTCAGAGGAACGTTCTCGGGTCCAACTGTTTCTCTAA
- a CDS encoding VOC family protein, translating to MAVFLHTRVRVSDLDGSIDWYCDHLGFKVLSRSDKSPAGNQIVHLELPGNAHTLELTYSPDFDLQVQEDLMHFAIGVPDIVEFCDGLEEAGLEIWPDEWREQFTSGGMKMAFITDPDGYEVEILERADASGDPLDVLDE from the coding sequence ATGGCAGTTTTTTTACATACACGGGTTCGCGTCAGCGACCTTGACGGTTCTATTGATTGGTATTGCGATCACTTGGGATTCAAAGTCCTCAGTCGAAGTGATAAATCACCGGCGGGTAACCAGATTGTGCACCTTGAACTCCCAGGAAACGCACACACCTTAGAACTCACCTATTCACCCGACTTTGACCTTCAGGTCCAAGAGGATCTGATGCATTTTGCTATCGGTGTACCCGACATTGTTGAATTTTGCGACGGATTAGAGGAAGCAGGACTGGAAATTTGGCCCGATGAATGGCGCGAACAGTTCACATCTGGCGGAATGAAAATGGCGTTTATCACCGATCCTGACGGTTATGAAGTTGAAATATTAGAACGGGCAGATGCCTCCGGCGATCCGCTGGATGTTCTTGACGAATAA
- a CDS encoding M55 family metallopeptidase, producing MRVLIMSDMEGVSGIVVWDQVSGGAPMFEEGRHLYTEEINAAVRGAKAAGATEIVVVDCHGAGKGWTFNSLIPEKIHPDCEWVAHHGWGRYEDMWKSGCDACLLIGMHARNGTPDGVLCHTISSVQYRNLWFNDDLVGETGVNAALNGAYSVPVALVTGDAAVCREAKELLGDVLPTVVVKQGLSRYSARQLPPVRARQLIEEGARDALQDLSRVKPYIPAAPTTIKIELSSVDKLADFKGRAGVEITGPVNVESRAKDWLTAWNQFWPYG from the coding sequence ATGCGGGTACTTATCATGTCGGATATGGAAGGGGTCAGTGGTATCGTTGTGTGGGATCAGGTGAGTGGTGGCGCACCGATGTTTGAGGAAGGAAGACACCTCTATACAGAAGAGATTAACGCCGCGGTGCGTGGTGCGAAAGCTGCGGGCGCGACAGAAATCGTCGTTGTGGATTGTCACGGTGCGGGGAAAGGCTGGACTTTCAACTCACTCATTCCAGAGAAAATTCATCCAGATTGTGAGTGGGTGGCGCATCACGGCTGGGGACGCTATGAAGATATGTGGAAAAGCGGGTGCGATGCCTGCTTGCTCATCGGTATGCATGCCCGCAACGGTACGCCTGACGGTGTGTTGTGCCATACGATTTCCAGTGTACAGTACCGGAATCTGTGGTTCAACGACGATTTGGTCGGTGAAACCGGCGTGAACGCTGCGCTCAACGGCGCATACAGCGTGCCAGTCGCGCTTGTCACAGGCGACGCGGCAGTCTGCCGAGAAGCAAAAGAACTTCTCGGCGACGTATTGCCCACGGTCGTCGTTAAACAGGGGCTCAGCCGATATAGTGCGCGACAATTGCCCCCGGTACGTGCTCGTCAATTGATTGAGGAGGGCGCGCGAGATGCCCTTCAAGATTTAAGTCGGGTTAAGCCTTACATTCCGGCAGCACCGACGACAATCAAGATCGAACTCTCAAGTGTTGATAAACTCGCAGACTTTAAAGGGCGCGCAGGTGTTGAGATAACCGGGCCCGTTAACGTCGAAAGTCGTGCGAAGGATTGGTTGACTGCGTGGAACCAATTCTGGCCCTACGGTTAG
- a CDS encoding sulfatase-like hydrolase/transferase, translating to MNRKTDRPNVLFIMSDQHRYDYLETDENAPTALNTPNLRRLAEQGVSFPNCTVNAPVCAPSRIALASGLQPSRVGAVDNGSFLPANVSTYYQQLRDYGYRVGCVGKLDLAKPDGYNGRYGDRPRTYSWGFTHPEECEGKMHAGSSPTPIGPYTHYLQEKGMLKAFHEDYRKRSGGGWIKNGSHDSVLSTEDFADTYIGRRATEFIENIPDDFPWHMFVSFVGPHDPFDPPTEYGDKYRHAEMPPAVADDMDGKPEWVKRRVVDVSPEEITVTRQQYCAATELIDDQIGKMLRALEQRGMLDNTYIIYSSDHGEMLGDHGLYTKSVAYEASLRVPLIVAGPGIAGNQISESLVELIDLNPTICDLVGVPVLPRIDARSIVPVLHGETETHRSETVSALRNFRCIRTATHKLIENYNDVTELYDLENDPSELHNIASSERETVRTLSGRLGRRFRSELGAD from the coding sequence ATGAACCGAAAAACCGATAGACCAAATGTTCTCTTTATCATGTCAGACCAGCACCGTTACGATTATCTGGAAACTGATGAAAATGCGCCTACTGCCCTCAATACGCCTAACTTACGTCGCTTGGCGGAACAAGGCGTGAGTTTTCCAAACTGCACCGTGAACGCGCCAGTTTGTGCGCCATCACGTATTGCCCTCGCGTCGGGATTGCAGCCTTCCCGTGTGGGAGCAGTGGACAACGGGAGTTTTCTACCCGCTAACGTCTCGACCTATTACCAACAGCTCCGTGATTACGGCTATCGCGTCGGATGTGTCGGAAAACTCGACCTCGCTAAACCTGACGGCTATAACGGACGTTACGGTGACCGTCCACGTACTTATAGTTGGGGATTCACACATCCCGAAGAGTGTGAAGGCAAGATGCACGCTGGAAGTTCGCCAACACCTATCGGTCCTTATACTCACTACCTTCAGGAAAAAGGTATGCTCAAGGCATTTCACGAAGATTATCGTAAACGCAGTGGCGGCGGTTGGATTAAAAACGGTTCTCACGATTCCGTTCTTTCGACAGAAGACTTCGCAGATACCTACATTGGCAGGCGGGCAACCGAATTTATTGAGAATATCCCAGACGACTTCCCGTGGCACATGTTCGTGAGTTTTGTCGGACCGCACGATCCGTTCGACCCGCCGACTGAATACGGGGACAAGTATCGCCACGCCGAGATGCCGCCTGCGGTTGCTGACGATATGGACGGAAAACCTGAATGGGTGAAACGACGCGTCGTTGATGTGAGTCCAGAGGAGATCACTGTAACACGACAACAGTACTGCGCTGCGACGGAATTGATTGACGACCAAATCGGAAAGATGCTCCGTGCACTCGAACAACGCGGAATGCTTGATAATACCTATATCATCTATTCCAGCGACCACGGTGAAATGCTTGGGGACCACGGGCTTTACACAAAGAGTGTCGCGTATGAGGCGTCGCTGAGAGTCCCACTTATCGTCGCTGGACCCGGCATTGCGGGAAACCAGATTTCAGAGAGTCTGGTGGAACTCATTGATTTGAATCCGACGATATGTGATCTGGTGGGGGTGCCTGTGTTGCCACGTATTGACGCGAGGTCTATTGTCCCCGTTCTTCACGGTGAAACCGAAACACACCGCTCCGAAACCGTGAGTGCGCTCCGAAACTTCCGATGTATCCGGACAGCAACACATAAACTCATCGAAAACTACAACGATGTAACGGAACTCTACGATTTGGAAAACGATCCTTCGGAGCTGCATAACATCGCATCCTCAGAACGCGAAACTGTGAGGACACTCAGTGGTCGTTTAGGACGGCGGTTCCGTTCAGAGTTAGGCGCGGATTGA